One window of Paenibacillus sp. FSL K6-3182 genomic DNA carries:
- a CDS encoding phage tail protein produces MPGDRIDPYRNFRFRVEVEGLEQAGFSEVSGFEATFDVVEYREGNEVITPRKLPGLIKYGNISLKWGTTESMELYDWLQECAEGTIERKTITIIALDEEGEDVATWQVIEAWPVKYTAPTFNGTGNDIALELIEFAHEGLTRTA; encoded by the coding sequence ATGCCAGGAGATCGTATTGATCCATATCGCAATTTTAGATTTCGTGTAGAAGTAGAAGGTCTTGAGCAAGCAGGATTTAGCGAGGTTTCCGGTTTTGAGGCAACCTTTGATGTGGTCGAATACCGCGAGGGCAACGAGGTTATTACACCTCGCAAGCTTCCAGGCTTAATCAAGTACGGCAACATTTCACTGAAATGGGGCACGACTGAATCGATGGAGCTGTATGATTGGCTTCAAGAATGCGCCGAAGGAACGATTGAGCGCAAAACGATTACGATCATCGCGCTTGACGAAGAAGGCGAAGACGTGGCTACTTGGCAGGTTATCGAAGCTTGGCCTGTTAAATATACTGCGCCTACCTTCAATGGTACCGGCAATGATATTGCGCTAGAGCTGATTGAATTCGCTCATGAGGGTTTAACGCGCACCGCATAG
- a CDS encoding phage tail assembly protein, with amino-acid sequence MAFQTEYEFELPRGYVDDQGNLHRRGVMRLATAADEILPMKDPRVQSNPSYLTVILMARVVTKLGDVRHIDTKLIEKLFTADLAYLQNLYRQINDLEAPKVLTACPKCDQEFEVAVDFLSLTEALS; translated from the coding sequence ATGGCGTTTCAAACGGAATATGAATTTGAATTGCCTCGCGGCTACGTGGATGATCAAGGCAATCTCCACCGCCGGGGTGTTATGCGGCTTGCTACAGCAGCTGATGAAATTTTACCGATGAAGGACCCGCGCGTACAATCCAACCCTAGTTATTTGACCGTTATTTTGATGGCTAGAGTGGTAACAAAGCTTGGGGACGTTAGGCATATTGATACGAAGCTAATCGAGAAGCTGTTTACGGCAGATCTTGCTTATTTGCAAAATCTATATCGTCAGATTAATGACTTAGAGGCGCCTAAGGTGCTTACCGCTTGTCCGAAATGTGACCAGGAGTTTGAGGTGGCTGTCGATTTTTTGTCCTTAACGGAAGCTCTCTCTTAG
- a CDS encoding DUF6760 family protein, which produces MYEEVGFVAYYFHWSHDEIMSMEHAERRRWCDEISKINRKMNDESDSGKKNIFDVFGKR; this is translated from the coding sequence CTGTACGAGGAGGTAGGCTTCGTCGCGTATTATTTTCATTGGTCGCATGACGAAATTATGAGCATGGAGCATGCAGAACGCAGGCGCTGGTGCGATGAAATTTCCAAAATTAATCGCAAGATGAACGATGAATCAGATAGCGGTAAGAAAAACATTTTCGACGTTTTTGGAAAGAGGTGA
- a CDS encoding phage tail protein — MAVMKGQEKGRFHDVATTFKFWVELDDIFVAGFSEVSGLEAETEIEEYREGGVNGYVHKLPMGVRFPNLVLRKGMTKSPALWSWYESTIDGTIDRKTGAIVLQSADGTEFGRWSFFDAYPVRWTGPHLNASTSDIAVETIEIIHSGLYGDFQK; from the coding sequence ATGGCAGTCATGAAGGGGCAAGAGAAAGGTCGCTTTCACGATGTAGCTACAACATTCAAGTTTTGGGTGGAGCTCGATGACATTTTTGTTGCAGGGTTCTCTGAGGTTTCGGGACTTGAGGCAGAAACAGAAATTGAGGAATACCGTGAAGGCGGAGTGAATGGTTATGTTCATAAGCTGCCGATGGGCGTTCGGTTTCCAAATCTCGTGCTGCGCAAGGGAATGACCAAATCGCCTGCTCTTTGGAGCTGGTACGAAAGCACAATAGATGGAACGATTGACCGCAAAACAGGTGCGATTGTGCTGCAATCTGCTGACGGAACAGAATTTGGGCGCTGGAGCTTCTTTGATGCTTATCCGGTGAGGTGGACCGGGCCGCATCTGAATGCGAGCACGAGTGACATTGCGGTTGAAACGATAGAAATTATTCATAGCGGTTTATATGGCGATTTTCAGAAGTAG